One Bosea sp. 685 DNA segment encodes these proteins:
- a CDS encoding NADP-dependent isocitrate dehydrogenase: MSKIKVANPVVDMDGDEMTRIIWQKIKETLIFPYLDLELDYYDLSVENRDATDDQVTIDAANATKKHGVAVKCATITPDEGRVKEFNLKSMWKSPNGTIRNILGGVIFREPIICKNVPRLVPGWTQPIVIGRHAYGDQYRATDFKFPGKGTLSIKFVGEDGAVIEKEVFKAPDAGVAMAMYNLDDSIRDFARASLNYGLIRKYPVYLSTKNTILKTYDGRFKDIFEEIYQAEFKAEFDKLGITYEHRLIDDMVASAMKWSGGYVWACKNYDGDVQSDTVAQGFGSLGLMTSVLMTPDGKTVEAEAAHGTVTRHYREHQKGKETSTNSIASIFAWTRGLSHRAKLDGNAELAKFALLLEKVTVDTVEAGDMTKDLALLVGAEQKWLSTTGFLDKVSDNLRKAMAA; the protein is encoded by the coding sequence ATGAGCAAGATCAAGGTCGCCAACCCGGTCGTCGATATGGACGGCGATGAGATGACCCGCATCATCTGGCAGAAGATCAAGGAGACCTTGATCTTCCCCTATCTCGACCTCGAGCTGGATTATTACGATCTCTCGGTCGAGAACCGCGACGCCACTGACGACCAGGTCACCATCGACGCCGCCAACGCCACCAAGAAGCATGGCGTCGCGGTGAAATGCGCGACGATCACGCCCGATGAAGGCCGCGTGAAGGAATTCAACCTGAAGTCGATGTGGAAGTCGCCCAACGGCACGATCCGCAACATCCTCGGCGGCGTGATCTTCCGCGAGCCGATCATCTGCAAGAATGTGCCGCGCCTTGTGCCGGGCTGGACCCAGCCGATCGTCATCGGCCGCCATGCCTATGGCGACCAGTATCGCGCCACCGACTTCAAGTTCCCCGGCAAGGGCACGCTGTCGATCAAGTTCGTCGGCGAGGACGGCGCGGTGATCGAGAAGGAGGTCTTCAAGGCCCCCGACGCCGGCGTCGCCATGGCGATGTACAACCTCGACGACTCGATTCGGGATTTCGCCCGCGCTTCGTTGAATTATGGCCTGATCCGCAAATACCCGGTCTATCTCTCGACCAAGAACACTATCCTCAAGACCTATGACGGCCGCTTCAAGGATATCTTCGAGGAGATCTACCAGGCCGAGTTCAAGGCCGAATTCGACAAGCTCGGCATCACCTATGAGCACCGCCTGATCGACGACATGGTCGCCTCCGCGATGAAGTGGTCGGGCGGATATGTCTGGGCCTGCAAGAACTATGATGGCGACGTGCAGTCCGACACCGTCGCGCAGGGCTTTGGTTCGCTCGGCCTGATGACCTCGGTGCTGATGACGCCGGACGGCAAGACCGTCGAGGCCGAGGCCGCGCATGGCACGGTGACGCGCCATTATCGCGAGCACCAGAAGGGCAAGGAGACCTCGACGAACTCGATCGCTTCGATCTTCGCCTGGACGCGTGGCCTCAGCCACCGCGCCAAGCTCGACGGCAATGCCGAGCTCGCCAAGTTCGCGCTGCTGTTGGAGAAGGTCACGGTCGACACGGTCGAGGCCGGCGACATGACCAAGGACCTGGCGCTGCTGGTCGGCGCGGAGCAGAAGTGGCTTTCGACCACCGGCTTCCTCGACAAGGTCAGCGACAACCTGCGCAAGGCGATGGCCGCCTGA
- a CDS encoding GFA family protein, producing the protein MAKTQPVTGGCQCGAVRYRLEQPPSKVSICFCRMCQKAVGGYFGAFASSALADLVWTRGQSSIFASSEAAERGFCSSCGTPLSFSYRGSGRISVTAGSLDDPAGHPPTLAYGVEGRMPWFDDLCRLSGTSTEDDIPPDEFARYRSRQHPDQEP; encoded by the coding sequence ATGGCCAAGACACAGCCTGTGACCGGTGGCTGCCAATGCGGCGCCGTGCGCTATCGGCTCGAACAGCCGCCGTCCAAGGTCTCGATCTGCTTCTGTCGGATGTGCCAGAAGGCCGTCGGCGGCTATTTCGGCGCTTTTGCGAGCTCAGCGCTCGCTGATCTTGTCTGGACCAGGGGGCAGTCCAGCATCTTCGCGTCCTCCGAGGCGGCAGAGCGCGGCTTCTGTTCGTCTTGCGGCACGCCATTGAGCTTCAGCTATCGTGGCAGCGGCCGGATTTCGGTCACCGCCGGCAGTCTCGATGATCCGGCGGGCCATCCGCCGACCCTGGCTTATGGCGTCGAGGGCCGCATGCCCTGGTTCGACGATCTCTGCCGGCTTTCCGGCACGAGCACGGAGGATGATATCCCGCCGGACGAGTTCGCCCGATACCGTTCGCGCCAGCATCCAGATCAGGAACCTTGA